Proteins from a genomic interval of Triplophysa dalaica isolate WHDGS20190420 chromosome 13, ASM1584641v1, whole genome shotgun sequence:
- the pcsk9 gene encoding proprotein convertase subtilisin/kexin type 9, with protein MRAVVTACCLSFLLGLVAVVEGDEDYTEDEEMILSLILQDDSQPEADSGPSAQFYRCTKDAWRMPGQYIVVMRNGTHVNQVERTARRLRAKAAKRGYLIEITHSYSGVFNGFLVKMSSDVLHMAVKLPHVEYIEEDSSIFAQSIPWNLERITQNKHQTGKYSPPNDGAQVGVFLMDTSVHLSHREIEGKVMVTDFNSVPEEDGVRVNRQASQCDSHGTHIAGVVSGRDSGVAQGTSLNSVRVLNCQGKGTVSGALAGLEYIQSSLTAQPISPVILLLPFAGGFSRTLNTACRKMVESGAIVIAAAGNYKDDACLYSPASEPEVITVGAINFDDQPVNTGTTGTNVGRCVDVFAPGDDIISASSDCPTCFTTKSGTSQAVAHVAGIAAVLLNLNPNSSSAEVLQQLLYYSVKKVMNPESLPQNHRLTTPNMVVALPDPTSTLTGEALLCRSVWSERSGVMGFATAVARCRRGEEMMSCSSFSLKGVRAGERMEERDGKKECIAVNGNGGQGVYAVARCCTGHNAQCQMMESPQKGERAECLNADHQLTGCSFFSSSGDVSDSDRSLHGSRRACPASRGVTSYASCCHAPSLECHVKEHDSTGLSTQVEVSCDDSWTLTGCQALSRGPFIHGAYGLGNTCVVVTSGGDRSAASIATCCRHRPLQRADVITTSEEISDV; from the exons ATGAGAGCAGTTGTGACTGCTTGCTGTTTAAGTTTTCTTCTGGGTCTAGTGGCTGTGGTTGAAGGTGATGAAGACTACACTGAGGATGAAGAGATGATCTTGTCTCTCATTCTGCAGGATGACAGTCAGCCTGAAGCAGACAGCGGACCCTCTGCCCAGTTTTACAGGTGCACTAAG GACGCATGGCGCATGCCAGGACAGTATATTGTGGTGATGCGGAACGGAACGCACGTAAACCAGGTGGAGCGCACCGCGCGCAGACTCCGCGCAAAAGCAGCAAAACGCGGATACCTGATCGAAATCACGCATAGCTATTCTGGAGTATTCAACGGATTTCTAGTTAAGATGAGCAGTGATGTTCTTCACATG GCAGTAAAGCTGCCTCATGTGGAATACATTGAAGAGGATTCCTCTATCTTTGCTCAGAGCATCCCCTGGAACCTGGAGCGCATCACTCAAAACAAGCACCAGACTGGAAAATACTCACCACCCA ATGATGGTGCACAGGTGGGGGTATTTCTCATGGACACAAGTGTTCACTTAAGTCACCGTGAGATTGAGGGCAAAGTGATGGTGACAGACTTCAACAGTGTGCCAGAGGAGGATGGGGTCAGAGTTAACAGACAG GCTAGTCAGTGTGACAGTCATGGCACACACATAGCAGGCGTGGTAAGTGGGCGGGACTCAGGTGTGGCTCAGGGTACCAGTTTAAACAGCGTTCGAGTTTTGAACTGCCAAGGGAAGGGTACCGTGTCAGGAGCTTTGGCAG GTCTGGAGTACATACAGTCATCACTGACGGCCCAGCCCATCAGCCCTGTGATTCTGCTGCTGCCGTTTGCAGGAGGATTTAGTCGAACTCTCAACACCGCATGCAGAAAAATGGTTGAATCTGGGGCTATAGTTATTGCTGCAGCGGGTAACTACAAAGATGATGCTTGCCTATATTCACCAGCCTCTGAGCCTGAG GTGATAACAGTTGGGGCTATTAATTTTGATGATCAGCCAGTGAACACGGGGACGACGGGCACTAATGTGGGCCGCTGTGTGGATGTTTTTGCACctggtgatgacatcatcagtgcGTCCAGCGACTGCCCAACCTGTTTCACCACCAAGAGTGGAACGTCACAGGCAGTTGCACATGTTGCTG GTATAGCAGCGGTGCTCCTCAACCTTAATCCAAACTCCAGCTCAGCTGAGGTTCTGCAACAGCTTCTCTATTATTCAGTGAAAAAGGTCATGAATCCGGAGTCTCTACCCCAGAACCACCGTCTCACTACACCCAACATGGTGGTCGCCCTGCCCGATCCAACCTCAACACTTACAG GGGAGGCTCTGCTCTGTCGCTCCGTGTGGTCTGAGAGGTCTGGGGTCATGGGTTTTGCGACAGCTGTGGCACGCTGTCGCCGCGGTGAAGAGATGATGAGCTGTTCCAGTTTCTCACTTAAGGGAGTACGAGCTGGAGAAAGAATGGAA gagagagatggaaagaaaGAGTGTATTGCCGTCAATGGAAATGGAGGGCAAGGTGTGTACGCTGTCGCTCGCTGCTGTACAGGCCATAATGCTCAATGCCAGATGATGGAGAGTCCACAGAAAGGAGAGCGTGCAGAATGTCTCAACGCAGATCATCAGCTCACAG GCTGCAGTTTTTTCTCTTCATCCGGAGATGTATCGGACTCTGATCGATCTCTGCATGGCAGCCGGAGGGCATGTCCAGCTAGTAGGGGTGTGACGTCCTACGCCTCTTGCTGCCATGCACCCTCTTTGGAGTGTCACGTGAAAGAACATGACTCAACGGGTTTGAGCACACAG gTGGAGGTTTCATGTGATGATTCATGGACATTAACAGGCTGTCAGGCTCTCTCACGTGGTCCTTTCATTCACGGTGCATACGGCCTGGGAAACACTTGCGTAGTTGTAACATCAGGAGGGGATAGAAGTGCTGCGTCCATCGCCACCTGCTGCAGACACCGCCCCCTCCAGCGGGCTGATGTCATCACGACCTCTGAAGAGATCTCTGACGTCTGA
- the bsnd gene encoding barttin — MAENQPYRYGLIVLGMALVALGMFMISVEEPQVFATFCAMGVLLMGIGTIWSLCQCYPKVTLILPEKEVLCAAERQDPCAVESLDEKSSTEQVKAPLAGFCDVEKVDISADPQLQTEDKNQHRAIVPHPSQRSSDRTLASSSTPLPESRTFGPAGTDREMYYGKVDDSCYTSDLDSE, encoded by the exons ATGGCCGAGAACCAGCCGTACCGCTATGGGCTCATCGTTTTGGGGATGGCCCTGGTGGCGTTGGGTATGTTCATGATTTCTGTAGAGGAGCCACAGGTTTTTGCCACATTCTGTGCTATGGGAGTACTGCTGATGGGAATAGGAACAATTTGGTCGCTGTGTCAGTGTTACCCCAAG GTGACTCTCATACTACCGGAGAAGGAAGTGCTCTGTGCAGCTGAAAGACAAGATCCATGTGCTGTTGAAAGCTTGGATGAAAAAAG ttcaacagaacaagtaAAAGCTCCCCTGGCTGGATTCTGTGATGTTGAAAAAGTAGATATATCCGCAGATCCACAACTGCAAACAGAAGATAAAAACCAACACCGTGCTATTGTTCCTCACCCATCTCAAAGGTCTTCAGACAGAACCCTGGCCTCCTCCAGCACTCCACTGCCAGAGAGCCGAACTTTTGGACCTGCTGGCACTGACAGAGAGATGTATTATGGGAAAGTGGATGATTCATGTTATACATCTGATCTGGACAGTGAATAG